In Nitrosophilus alvini, the following are encoded in one genomic region:
- a CDS encoding S24 family peptidase, whose protein sequence is MLSFDEVTERVKDILSKELGERKIYDKDVAKVLGVTPEYFSMMKKRKRLPIEELANFCAARNISINWLLYDQNPASLCEPTEKFAYVKYFKEINASAGGGALNYEESAQKLYLDPELIRFFGGEKRLKDIEALNVIGDSMEPLLKDGSIVFIDRSQKDIRKGGVFVISTNAGVFIKRVALKITGEIELISENRSYPKESVLPEEIKIIGKVMGALEKKPG, encoded by the coding sequence ATGCTTTCGTTTGATGAAGTGACGGAGAGAGTAAAGGATATACTCTCCAAAGAGCTGGGAGAGAGAAAAATATACGATAAAGATGTGGCGAAGGTTCTGGGTGTTACACCAGAATATTTTTCAATGATGAAAAAGAGAAAAAGACTTCCCATAGAAGAGCTTGCAAACTTCTGTGCAGCCAGAAACATAAGCATAAACTGGCTTCTATATGATCAAAATCCCGCATCTTTATGCGAGCCTACAGAAAAGTTTGCATATGTAAAATATTTCAAGGAGATAAATGCCAGTGCGGGAGGCGGAGCGCTCAATTATGAAGAGAGTGCGCAAAAGCTCTATCTTGATCCTGAACTGATACGATTTTTCGGAGGAGAGAAAAGGCTTAAAGATATAGAAGCGCTCAATGTTATAGGAGACTCTATGGAACCTCTTTTAAAAGATGGGTCTATTGTTTTTATAGACAGAAGTCAAAAAGATATAAGAAAAGGAGGAGTGTTTGTTATTTCGACCAATGCCGGTGTTTTTATAAAAAGAGTGGCTTTAAAAATAACAGGAGAGATAGAGCTTATATCGGAAAACAGAAGTTATCCCAAAGAGTCCGTTTTGCCTGAAGAGATAAAAATAATAGGAAAAGTTATGGGAGCACTGGAGAAAAAGCCTGGATAA
- a CDS encoding GGDEF domain-containing protein gives MNRENKEKRRKKSFRYYFEYIFLYVSFVVLLFLIHFFLIYPLKNPTIDDLVVPLLAAAALAITTGKIIALERERDRIYFELLEYKESIKRVKERYKNMIEKSNYDPLTRALNRRAFNEILGYKIMEAKQFKHPLSMIMFDIDHFKKINDIYGHQVGDKVLAEISNLVRSHIRQNEIFVRWGGEEFVILASGAPLYGAVKIAEKLHLLINEHKFEKAGRVTCSFGVTDLRPGDSIDSFVKRADEALYTAKENGRNRIEVAK, from the coding sequence ATGAACAGGGAAAACAAGGAGAAAAGACGGAAAAAGAGTTTCAGATACTATTTTGAATATATATTTTTATATGTCTCTTTTGTTGTTTTGTTGTTTTTGATACATTTTTTTCTGATATATCCTTTAAAAAATCCTACAATCGATGATTTGGTCGTTCCGCTGTTAGCTGCTGCGGCTCTTGCCATAACTACCGGAAAGATAATAGCGCTTGAAAGAGAGAGAGACAGAATCTATTTTGAGCTGTTGGAATACAAAGAGAGTATAAAAAGAGTCAAAGAGCGTTATAAAAATATGATAGAGAAGTCAAACTACGACCCCTTGACAAGAGCTTTGAACAGAAGAGCTTTCAATGAGATTTTGGGATATAAGATAATGGAGGCAAAACAGTTTAAACATCCCCTCTCTATGATAATGTTCGATATCGACCATTTTAAGAAGATAAACGATATATACGGCCATCAGGTGGGAGACAAAGTTTTGGCAGAGATATCAAATCTGGTAAGATCGCATATCCGGCAAAACGAGATATTTGTAAGATGGGGAGGAGAGGAGTTCGTGATACTCGCTTCCGGTGCACCTCTGTACGGTGCTGTAAAAATCGCCGAAAAGCTTCATCTGCTCATAAATGAGCATAAGTTTGAAAAGGCCGGCCGGGTTACCTGTAGTTTTGGCGTGACTGATCTAAGACCCGGCGACAGTATAGACAGTTTTGTCAAAAGAGCCGATGAAGCCTTGTATACGGCAAAAGAGAACGGCAGAAACAGAATAGAGGTGGCGAAATAG
- a CDS encoding Mut7-C RNAse domain-containing protein, with translation MADVHLGRTAKYLRLLGFDTLYFKHIEDNDIIDIALRENRTVLTKDRELCKRLENRCFYVNSKFPEDQVKEIVKHFDLKSKAKPFTRCMEDNALLERVDKSDIEEQLPEKVRGFYEDFKICPVCKKIYWLGSHYERMKKFIDSLLGV, from the coding sequence TTGGCGGATGTTCATCTGGGAAGAACGGCAAAGTATCTAAGGCTTTTGGGTTTCGATACGCTCTATTTCAAGCATATAGAGGACAACGATATTATCGATATTGCATTGAGAGAAAACAGAACAGTTTTGACAAAAGACAGAGAGCTTTGCAAAAGACTTGAAAACAGATGCTTTTATGTAAACTCCAAATTTCCCGAAGATCAGGTAAAAGAGATAGTAAAACATTTTGATCTTAAATCAAAGGCGAAACCTTTTACCAGGTGCATGGAAGACAACGCTCTTCTTGAACGAGTGGATAAAAGTGATATTGAAGAACAGTTGCCCGAAAAAGTCAGAGGTTTTTACGAAGATTTCAAGATATGCCCCGTATGCAAAAAGATTTACTGGCTCGGGTCACATTATG